The following are from one region of the Nicotiana tomentosiformis chromosome 7, ASM39032v3, whole genome shotgun sequence genome:
- the LOC117273492 gene encoding KNR4/SMI1 homolog, with protein MKEKSSVQARRIENLEARLASELSKAESNAEKEKADADALVAVYRANAEAAQVQAREAAETADTRAHWVVEFAKCRSQRETLEEIHARGFDLAEEIKKAKELKADYEALASDDDDDDNDDNDDGSKSGSENWGAWCRRDRSQR; from the coding sequence atgaaggagaaaagctcggttcaagcaagaagaatagagaatCTCGAGGCTCGCTTGGCCTCTGAACTTTCCAAGGCCGAATCTAACGCCGAAAAGGAAAaagccgatgcggatgcactcgtggccgtctatcgggccaatgctgaagctgcccaggtccaagcaagagaggcagccgagaccgccgatactcgagcacattgggtcgttGAATTTGCTAAGTGTCGATctcagagggagaccctcgaggagatccatgctcgaggtttcgatctcgctgaagagattaAAAAGGCTAAAGAACTCAAAGCTGATtatgaagccttggcttccgatgatgacgatgatgataatgatgataatgatgatgggagtaagagcgggtccgagaactGGGGGGCCTGGTGCAGAAGAGACCGCTCCcagagataa
- the LOC104120585 gene encoding uncharacterized protein: MATSLAAMTARRAATFTRFPISSSTAQAASLSQRRGLAGAADHHGPPKVNCWKEPMNPAQWKEEHFVIVSLSGWGLLFYGGYKLFTGGKKNKEEKLVQAAQ, from the exons ATGGCAACTTCACTGGCAGCGATGACGGCGCGTCGAGCCGCAACCTTCACGCGCTTCCCCATCTCAAGCTCTACGGCTCAAGCAGCTTCTCTTTCTCAGCGCCGCGGTCTTGCCGGCGCTGCTG ATCATCACGGGCCACCTAAGGTCAATTGCTGGAAAGAACCTATGAATCCTGCACAATGGAAAGAAGAACAT TTTGTGATTGTATCTTTGTCTGGATGGGGCTTGCTTTTCTACGGTGGATACAAGCTCTTCACTGGAGGCAAGAAGAACAAAGAAGAG